Proteins encoded by one window of Lepisosteus oculatus isolate fLepOcu1 chromosome 18, fLepOcu1.hap2, whole genome shotgun sequence:
- the kcnk7 gene encoding potassium channel, subfamily K, member 7 — protein MAAGWESVRRSCRERAFGLLALGYVLYVLLGGAVFAALEQAGEVALRRELREVRAAFLDDHRCLREAPLDALLEEVVSAGQHGVSALDDRSEECNSDFTSSLFFVTAFLTTTGYGSTVPLSDQGKLFCVLFCCLGIPLNLLLLSCLTQRLLPWVTRRPLRAARARWGVPPRPRRLALAHALALAGLTGALFFLLPAGVFCGLEGDWSFLEALYFCFISLSTVGLGDYLPGHARGWATRRALELALSCYLVVGLVAVLVVLETFWELPQVRDLVRFFCGPPPGQEGPLRVLPLDEQVFTGDPWTPTAALEDRRPPENDPKQYSPAPVHPCLQ, from the exons ATGGCGGCCGGCTGGGAGTCGGTCCGGAGGTCGTGCCGGGAGCGGGCGTTCGGGCTGCTGGCGCTGGGCTACGTGCTGTACGTCCTGCTGGGCGGGGCCGTGTTCGCGGCTCTGGAGCAGGCCGGCGAGGTGGCCCTGCGCCGGGAACTGCGGGAGGTGCGGGCCGCCTTCCTAGACGATCACCGCTGCCTGCGGGAGGCCCCGCTGGATGCCCTGCTGGAGGAGGTCGTCTCGGCCGGCCAGCACGGCGTGTCGGCGCTGGACGACAGAAGCGAGGAGTGCAACTCCGACTTCACCTCGTCCCTCTTCTTCGTGACCGCGTTTCTCACGACGACGG GCTACGGCAGCACGGTGCCCCTGTCGGACCAGGGCAAGCTCTTCTGCGTTCTCTTCTGCTGCCTGGGCATCCCTCTCAACCTGCTGCTCCTCTCCTGCCTCACCCAGCGCCTGCTGCCCTGGGTGACGCGCCGCCCGCTGCGCGCCGCCCGCGCCCGCTGGGGGGTGCCGCCGCGCCCCCGCCGCCTGGCCCTGGCTCACGCGCTGGCGCTGGCCGGCTTGACCGGCGCCCTCTTCTTCCTGCTGCCCGCCGGCGTCTTCTGCGGCCTGGAGGGCGACTGGAGCTTCCTGGAGGCGCTGTACTTCTGCTTCATCTCCCTCAGCACCGTGGGCCTGGGGGACTACCTGCCCGGCCACGCCCGGGGGTGGGCCACGCGCCGGGCCCTGGAGCTCGCCCTCTCCT GCTACCTGGTCGTGGGGCTGGTTGCCGTGCTGGTGGTCCTGGAGACGTTCTGGGAGTTGCCGCAGGTCCGAGACCTGGTCCGGTTCTTCTGCGGCCCCCCGCCGGGCCAAGAGGGCCCACTCCGCGTCCTGCCCCTGGACGAGCAGGTCTTCACTGGGGACCCCTGGACCCCCACTGCCGCCCTGGAGGACAGACGCCCCCCCGAGAACGACCCCAAGCAGTACAGCCCTGCTCCCGTCCACCCCTGCCTCCAGTAG
- the LOC138224093 gene encoding solute carrier family 35 member F3 — MRRLKPRTHTPPQRGLEPGAGGGLSRSGRADAMHRLTARVSPAAAATGPAFSLAGLRAKPDDPQQEGDPGSAPAGSEAESSSSNREGDGGGRGAGCPARGLRRLAWGALLGGGVALSWAGATHSARRALQRLPAPFFVTWFAGTWNLLFFPLYYGGHLLGADARQWPWTRFRQCSRVLGEEGVTVRLLLRKAAPFGVLWSLTTYLYLLALLRISSTDASAVLCCSQPFVFLLSWIGLKDRFLGIRIVAAILSITGIVMMAYADGFHSDSITGVALAVGSASSSALYKVLFRLLGGDLQQGEVAVLLSCVGLCGTVLLAWICVLLYLTHVEYWPSAQHLPWDLLCTLSSLLLSFNMLVHFGTAVTHPSLIALGFLLSVPANAAIDLHMNSAQPLSQERLAASGTIGAGFLLLLLPEEWDESALRWLARLRAGRRREETAGAEEGGEGATPSRAKIKLGGASALA; from the exons ATGCGCCGGCTTAAgccccgcacacacacacccccccagCGGGGTCTGGAGCCAGGCGCAGGCGGGGGGCTGTCGCGGAGCGGGAGGGCGGACGCGATGCACCGGCTGACGGCGAGAGTTTCtccggcggcggcggcgaccGGGCCGGCGTTCTCGCTGGCGGGGCTGCGGGCGAAACCGG ATGATCCCCAGCAAGAGGGGGACCCCGGCTCGGCACCAGCAGGGAGCGAAGcggagagcagcagcagcaacagggAGGGGGACGGCGGAGGCCGTGGCGCGGGGTGCCCCGCGCGGGGACTGCGCCGGCTGGCCTGGGGGGCGCTCCTGGGCGGGGGCGTGGCGCTGTCGTGGGCGGGTGCCACCCACAGCGCCCGGCGGGCCCTGCAGCGCCTGCCCGCCCCCTTCTTCGTCACCTGGTTCGCCGGCACCTGGaaccttctttttttccccttgtacTACGGGGGACACCTGTTGGGGGCGGACGCGAGGCAGTGGCCTTGGACCCGGTTCAG GCAGTGCAGCCGGGTGCTGGGCGAGGAGGGGGTGACGGTCAGGCTGCTCCTGAGGAAGGCCGCCCCCTTCGGGGTGCTGTGGAGCCTCACCACCTACCTGTACCTGCTGGCCCTGCTCCGGATCTCCAGCACGGACGCCAGCGCCGTGCTGTGCTGCAGCCAGCCCTTCGTCTTCCTGCTGTCCTGGATCGGGCTCAAGGACCGCTTCCTGGGCATCAGG ATTGTAGCGGCCATCCTGTCAATCACCGGCATCGTGATGATGGCCTACGCCGATGGTTTCCATAGCGACTCCATCACTGGGGTGGCCCTCGCAGTGGGCTCCGCCTCCAGCTCCGCCCTCTATAAA GTGCTGTTCAGGCTGCTGGGGGGGGACCTGCAGCAGGGGGAGGTGGCCGTGCTCTTGTCCTGTGTGGGCCTGTGCGGCACCGTGCTGCTGGCCTGGATCTGCGTCCTGCTGTATCTCACCCACGTGGAGTACTGGCCCTCCGCACAGCACCTGCCCTGGGACCTGCTGTGCACCCTCTCCTCCTTACTGCTCT CTTTCAACATGCTGGTGCACTTCGGGACCGCGGTCACTCACCCCTCCCTCATTGCGCTGGGCTTCCTGCTGAGCGTGCCAGCCAACGCAG cGATCGACCTGCACATGAACTCCGCGCAGCCGCTCAGTCAGGAGCGCCTGGCCGCCAGCGGCACCATCGGCGCCGgcttcctgctgctgctgctgcccgaGGAGTGGGACGAGAGCGCCCTCCGGTGGCTGGCCCGGCTGCGGGCGGGGCGGCGCCGGGAGGAGACGGCGGGGGCGGAGGAAGGCGGGGAGGGGGCGACGCCCAGCCGGGCCAAGATCAAGCTGGGGGGGGCGTCCGCGCTGGCGTGA